A genomic segment from Desulfurella amilsii encodes:
- a CDS encoding TOBE domain-containing protein has protein sequence MMINELEGILQDIRYANGVYFFEINVDGDIFFALQLHNGYKTGSNVKLRFREGDISIAKEICPEISISNIHKAIVKNIENDSLLARFELSYKEKSLYSLITQRSLRKLNIKINDGVYFLVKALSVEVFCG, from the coding sequence ATGATGATTAATGAACTTGAGGGTATATTACAAGATATTAGGTATGCAAATGGTGTGTATTTTTTTGAGATTAATGTAGATGGTGATATATTTTTTGCACTTCAGTTGCACAATGGATACAAGACAGGAAGTAATGTTAAGTTACGGTTTCGTGAAGGAGATATAAGCATAGCAAAAGAAATATGCCCAGAGATTAGTATTTCCAACATTCATAAAGCAATTGTAAAAAACATAGAAAATGACAGTTTGCTTGCTAGGTTTGAGCTTTCCTATAAGGAAAAATCGCTTTATAGCCTGATAACGCAAAGGTCTCTAAGAAAATTAAATATTAAAATTAATGATGGGGTTTATTTTTTAGTAAAAGCGCTTTCTGTTGAGGTTTTTTGTGGGTGA
- a CDS encoding DtxR family transcriptional regulator produces the protein MTYLSETQEDYLLDILEQTTMHTVARIKDIARSRSVSLPTVVSAIKTLAEKNIINHQKYGYITLTDYGIELAKNLLERKKNILKFLTFTLGIQEDTAIVDAHKLEHDLSKETYNSLIKLTSFFAANLHIKEQFEKFSKKEAYMRLSEINVGETAKIVKIENSSIKGKLLSMGTTPGTIIKVERVAPLGDPIEVTLLGYHLTLRKDEAEKIIVER, from the coding sequence ATGACTTATTTAAGTGAAACCCAAGAGGATTATTTGCTTGATATTTTAGAGCAAACCACAATGCATACAGTTGCACGCATTAAGGATATTGCAAGATCACGTAGCGTTAGCTTGCCTACTGTTGTAAGTGCAATAAAAACACTCGCCGAAAAAAACATCATAAATCACCAAAAGTACGGATATATCACACTTACAGATTATGGTATAGAGCTTGCAAAAAATCTGCTTGAGCGCAAAAAAAACATACTGAAATTTTTGACTTTTACACTGGGCATTCAAGAGGATACCGCAATTGTCGATGCACACAAACTAGAGCATGATTTATCAAAAGAAACCTATAATAGTCTTATTAAACTAACAAGCTTTTTTGCAGCAAACCTGCATATAAAAGAGCAGTTTGAAAAATTTTCAAAAAAGGAAGCGTATATGAGGTTAAGTGAAATAAATGTTGGTGAGACAGCTAAAATAGTCAAAATAGAAAACTCATCCATAAAAGGCAAGCTACTTTCTATGGGCACAACGCCTGGTACAATAATTAAAGTAGAAAGAGTAGCACCTCTTGGCGATCCTATAGAAGTAACTTTGTTAGGTTACCATTTAACGCTAAGAAAAGACGAAGCGGAAAAAATAATTGTTGAGAGGTGA
- a CDS encoding FeoA family protein — MPLILANENIEYKVVRIEGGHGSNTKFLEMGLVPGTKLKVIYNAKGPIIVSINGSKYALGKGLASKIIVREAV, encoded by the coding sequence ATGCCACTTATTTTAGCTAACGAAAATATTGAGTACAAAGTTGTAAGAATAGAGGGTGGGCATGGTTCGAACACAAAGTTTTTAGAAATGGGTTTAGTGCCAGGTACAAAACTTAAAGTAATTTATAATGCAAAAGGGCCCATTATTGTATCAATTAACGGCTCAAAGTATGCACTAGGCAAAGGATTAGCTTCTAAAATAATAGTCAGGGAGGCTGTATGA
- the feoB gene encoding ferrous iron transport protein B, producing the protein MKSFNIALIGNPNVGKSAIFNELTGASAHVGNWPGVTVEKKVGKFTYLDTEINVVDLPGIYSLSADSIDERIARDYIVKQKPDLVVCIADSTNLVRNLYLFVLLKELGAKTLLALNMIDLVKNKLEIDDAKLSQSLKTRIVKTSATKKIGIDKLKEAIFDELHHAEEELFVDYGSDIERSIEKIKNLLEDIDLPQNKRFLAVKLLEQDAAITEELKKLQKDNIVENALLEINNLEKIYPDLQTEIIEKRYALIEGTVKNTTKHLVSIEDRLTLSDKIDKIVTNRYLGIPIFAIAMLIVFEATFKLGGFFAGYIEQSFGWFGEASAQYIHNPVLQSFVKDGLIGGVGTVIVFLPNILILFLFLSFLEDVGYMARAAFVMDKLMHSIGLPGRAFIPLILGFGCNVPAIMATRTIADEKDRLLTILINPFISCTARLPIYVLLTSIFFSNKNPALIIFSLYTLGIIVAVASAKLFRSTIPKLKGKVSFLIMELPIYRLPTVRALALHSWEKTREFLKKAGTIILFGVILVWLLSSLPFGVEYASEKSYVGVLGKFFAPILSPVGFGFWQAAVALFFGLLAKETVVGTMGTLFGGEDKLSSTLPHLMDPLSAYAFMVMSLLYIPCLATIGVIYRETSSFKWTAFSVAYSLFIGWVSAFLIYQIGSIF; encoded by the coding sequence ATGAAAAGTTTTAATATTGCGCTGATTGGAAACCCCAATGTTGGAAAATCTGCAATATTTAATGAATTAACAGGCGCAAGCGCACATGTGGGCAATTGGCCTGGTGTTACAGTTGAAAAAAAAGTAGGCAAATTCACTTATCTTGACACAGAAATTAATGTGGTAGATTTACCTGGCATTTACAGCTTAAGTGCAGACTCAATTGATGAGCGCATAGCAAGAGACTACATAGTTAAGCAAAAACCAGATTTAGTTGTTTGCATTGCAGATTCTACAAATTTAGTAAGAAATTTATACCTATTTGTATTATTAAAAGAACTCGGTGCTAAAACCCTGCTTGCACTCAATATGATAGATCTTGTAAAAAACAAACTTGAAATAGATGATGCAAAATTATCTCAAAGCCTTAAAACACGCATTGTTAAAACATCTGCTACAAAAAAAATCGGCATAGATAAGCTCAAAGAAGCAATATTTGACGAACTACATCACGCTGAAGAAGAACTATTTGTTGATTACGGTAGCGATATTGAACGCTCAATTGAAAAGATTAAAAATTTACTAGAGGACATAGATTTGCCACAAAATAAACGTTTTTTAGCAGTAAAACTTTTAGAACAGGATGCGGCTATTACAGAAGAACTAAAGAAATTGCAAAAAGATAATATTGTTGAAAATGCACTACTAGAGATAAATAACTTAGAAAAAATATACCCTGATTTGCAAACAGAAATAATAGAAAAAAGATACGCTCTTATAGAAGGGACTGTCAAAAACACGACAAAGCATTTAGTAAGCATTGAAGACAGGCTAACCCTATCGGATAAAATAGATAAAATTGTAACAAATAGGTATTTAGGCATACCTATTTTTGCCATTGCAATGTTAATAGTCTTTGAAGCAACATTTAAGCTCGGAGGTTTTTTTGCCGGTTACATTGAGCAATCCTTCGGGTGGTTTGGCGAGGCTTCAGCGCAATACATTCATAATCCGGTTTTACAATCATTTGTTAAAGATGGGTTAATTGGAGGTGTTGGCACGGTAATTGTTTTTTTGCCAAATATACTAATTTTGTTTTTGTTTTTATCTTTCTTGGAAGATGTAGGCTATATGGCAAGGGCCGCATTTGTAATGGATAAGCTCATGCATAGCATTGGTCTTCCTGGTAGAGCTTTTATACCGCTAATATTGGGTTTTGGGTGCAATGTCCCAGCAATTATGGCAACTCGCACAATTGCCGATGAAAAAGACAGACTGCTTACAATTCTTATAAACCCTTTTATTTCTTGCACAGCTAGGTTACCCATTTATGTGCTTTTAACGAGTATTTTCTTTAGCAATAAAAATCCCGCACTAATTATATTTTCTCTTTATACTTTGGGCATAATTGTTGCAGTAGCGTCTGCAAAATTATTTAGAAGCACAATCCCAAAGCTTAAAGGCAAGGTTTCATTTTTAATAATGGAACTTCCTATTTATAGACTGCCCACTGTAAGAGCACTAGCGCTGCACTCATGGGAGAAAACAAGGGAATTTTTGAAAAAAGCAGGTACAATCATACTTTTTGGCGTTATATTAGTATGGTTGCTCTCTAGCTTACCATTTGGCGTAGAGTATGCAAGTGAAAAATCATATGTAGGCGTTTTAGGTAAATTCTTTGCACCAATTTTATCACCCGTCGGGTTTGGTTTTTGGCAAGCGGCCGTTGCTTTATTTTTTGGACTTTTGGCAAAAGAAACGGTTGTTGGCACAATGGGCACACTTTTTGGCGGGGAAGATAAACTATCAAGCACACTACCACACTTGATGGACCCTTTAAGTGCCTATGCTTTTATGGTAATGAGCTTGTTGTATATCCCATGCCTTGCCACAATCGGTGTAATTTATAGAGAAACCAGCTCTTTCAAATGGACTGCATTTAGCGTAGCTTACAGTTTGTTTATAGGCTGGGTCAGCGCGTTTTTAATCTACCAAATAGGATCAATATTTTAA
- a CDS encoding NADH:flavin oxidoreductase/NADH oxidase produces the protein MKNLLFSPITIQDVVFKNRVFMSPMCQYSAQDGLVNEWHITHYLSRAIGGVGGIIVEASAVEPRGRITPYDLGIYNSEQKDAFSKLVELIKKLSPDTKIGIQLAHAGRKGSKDKPWLGEKLLTKQENGYETIAPSPIAFDEDSSVPKQMDKKELNFVKESFVNSAKMAKEAGFDFIELHMAHGYLSHEFLSPLSNIREDEYGGNLQNRLRYPLEIAKSVKEEINNMPLFVRVSATDWAKGGWDLESSAEFAKQLKLLGVDLIDVSSGGLVSYAQLETDFGYQTFFSSTIKHKANVLTSAVGLIANAYQAEHILSTKQADIIVLGRALLSDPYWCLHAAKALNVDIDWPNQYLRAKHI, from the coding sequence ATGAAAAACTTGTTGTTTTCGCCCATTACAATCCAAGATGTCGTTTTTAAAAATCGTGTTTTTATGTCTCCAATGTGTCAGTACAGCGCACAGGATGGCCTTGTAAATGAATGGCACATTACTCATTATCTATCAAGAGCAATTGGAGGTGTGGGTGGTATAATAGTAGAAGCCAGTGCAGTTGAGCCTAGAGGTCGCATAACACCATACGATTTGGGCATCTACAATAGTGAACAAAAGGATGCATTTTCAAAGTTGGTTGAATTGATTAAAAAACTTAGCCCAGACACTAAAATAGGCATCCAGCTAGCCCATGCGGGGAGAAAAGGCTCAAAAGATAAGCCGTGGCTTGGAGAGAAACTTTTAACAAAGCAAGAGAATGGCTATGAGACAATTGCACCAAGCCCAATTGCCTTTGATGAAGATTCTTCTGTGCCAAAACAAATGGATAAGAAAGAGTTGAATTTTGTGAAAGAAAGTTTTGTAAATTCTGCTAAAATGGCCAAAGAAGCAGGTTTTGATTTTATAGAACTTCACATGGCACATGGTTATTTATCGCATGAGTTTTTATCCCCTCTATCAAATATTAGAGAAGACGAGTACGGCGGAAACTTACAAAATAGGCTGCGCTATCCGCTAGAAATTGCAAAGTCAGTAAAAGAAGAAATAAACAACATGCCGCTTTTTGTGAGGGTATCTGCGACAGATTGGGCAAAAGGCGGGTGGGATTTAGAAAGTTCTGCGGAATTTGCAAAACAGCTAAAGTTATTAGGTGTCGATTTGATAGATGTATCAAGTGGTGGCCTTGTGTCTTATGCTCAATTGGAAACAGATTTTGGGTATCAGACTTTTTTTAGCAGCACAATAAAACACAAGGCTAATGTTTTAACTAGCGCTGTAGGTTTAATTGCGAATGCATATCAAGCAGAGCACATACTTTCAACAAAACAAGCCGATATTATTGTTTTAGGTAGAGCTTTGCTTAGCGACCCATACTGGTGTTTGCATGCTGCAAAGGCGCTTAATGTAGATATAGACTGGCCCAATCAGTACTTAAGAGCAAAGCATATATAG
- a CDS encoding FecCD family ABC transporter permease — translation MKNKNAYLIILIILLILVFFWSLGLGDVHISTKKIIEIFENQIFGTNYNISFTDKYVLLNIRLPRILCAMLVGASLSLCGAIFQAVLLNPLADSYTLGAASGAAFGATLAFVLNIFYLSIFSISLFAFFGALLSLAIVLYVAGFKSNLSSINLIISGIIVATIFSSAIALLDYLASKDVAYIIFWLMGSFDASNWQNIRILVVTLAIVLFFAFFWADELDIISLNELSAQSLGVNVVRVRFIALILATLLAAVCVSSSGIIGFIGLIVPHIVRFMIGPKNRWLAIHSVLLGAILLLIADTFSRSFSFQVPIGVLTGLIGGPFFLYIYKIKVKKFVSVG, via the coding sequence GTGAAAAACAAAAATGCTTACTTGATAATTTTAATTATTTTGTTGATTTTAGTCTTTTTTTGGTCTTTGGGCTTGGGTGATGTTCACATCAGCACAAAAAAAATTATTGAAATTTTTGAAAATCAGATATTCGGTACAAATTATAATATAAGCTTTACCGATAAGTATGTGTTGTTAAACATCAGATTGCCAAGAATTCTTTGCGCAATGCTTGTAGGTGCAAGCTTATCGCTTTGTGGTGCAATATTTCAAGCTGTATTGCTAAACCCACTAGCTGATTCATACACACTGGGTGCTGCAAGTGGCGCAGCTTTTGGGGCCACGCTTGCTTTTGTACTTAACATATTCTATTTAAGCATATTTTCTATTTCTCTATTTGCATTTTTTGGTGCCCTACTATCACTTGCTATTGTTCTTTATGTAGCTGGCTTTAAATCAAACCTTTCAAGCATTAATTTAATCATATCTGGTATAATTGTAGCAACAATTTTTTCATCTGCCATAGCTTTGCTTGATTATTTGGCTTCAAAAGATGTAGCTTATATAATTTTTTGGCTGATGGGTAGCTTTGATGCAAGCAACTGGCAAAACATTCGTATTTTAGTTGTAACTCTTGCAATTGTGTTGTTTTTTGCATTTTTTTGGGCAGATGAACTTGATATTATTTCTCTAAATGAATTATCAGCTCAAAGTTTAGGCGTAAATGTCGTTAGGGTAAGATTCATTGCTTTAATTTTAGCTACTTTACTTGCTGCTGTTTGCGTGAGCTCATCTGGCATAATCGGCTTTATTGGTCTAATTGTACCGCATATTGTAAGATTTATGATAGGACCAAAAAATAGATGGCTTGCAATCCATTCTGTGTTGCTGGGCGCAATATTGCTCTTAATTGCCGATACATTTTCAAGGAGTTTTTCGTTCCAAGTGCCAATTGGCGTTTTGACAGGCCTTATTGGTGGTCCATTTTTTCTTTACATATATAAAATAAAGGTAAAAAAATTTGTATCAGTTGGATAA
- a CDS encoding ABC transporter ATP-binding protein, with translation MDNVCFSYKRPILENISLAIQKNKFYSIIGPNGAGKTTLLRLLAGLLKPKSGNIFLEKKPISFYSKKQFATKVSLVSKEYIHFDYTVYEIVSMGRYPYKKRFNFSNQDYIKIEQAIKICGLGHLKNENILSLSSGEHQRVLIARCLAQDTPILLLDEAFSNLDLKYILSIIDALMSLNKTIISAFHDIKLARLADYTIFLKNTQIFKIIDKQEILSSRFFEQFYDIDASNLSNIGLNSILI, from the coding sequence TTGGATAATGTTTGCTTTTCTTATAAAAGGCCGATTTTAGAAAATATCAGTCTAGCCATACAAAAAAATAAGTTTTACTCAATAATAGGACCCAATGGAGCTGGCAAAACTACGCTTCTTAGGCTACTGGCTGGTTTACTAAAACCTAAAAGCGGAAATATTTTTTTGGAAAAAAAGCCCATCTCATTCTATTCAAAAAAACAATTTGCAACGAAAGTATCTTTGGTTTCTAAAGAGTATATTCATTTTGACTACACAGTTTATGAAATTGTAAGCATGGGCAGATACCCTTACAAGAAACGCTTCAATTTTTCAAACCAAGACTATATAAAAATCGAACAAGCAATTAAGATTTGCGGCCTCGGCCATCTAAAAAATGAAAACATACTTAGCCTTAGCAGCGGCGAGCACCAAAGGGTGCTCATTGCCCGTTGTCTTGCTCAAGACACACCTATACTACTGCTCGACGAAGCTTTTTCAAACCTGGATTTAAAGTATATTTTATCTATCATTGATGCTTTAATGTCTTTAAATAAAACAATAATTAGTGCCTTCCACGATATTAAGCTTGCACGCTTAGCGGATTATACAATTTTTTTAAAAAACACACAAATATTTAAAATTATTGATAAGCAAGAAATACTTTCCTCTCGCTTTTTTGAGCAATTTTACGATATAGACGCATCTAATCTCTCAAATATTGGCTTGAATTCAATACTTATTTGA
- the groL gene encoding chaperonin GroEL (60 kDa chaperone family; promotes refolding of misfolded polypeptides especially under stressful conditions; forms two stacked rings of heptamers to form a barrel-shaped 14mer; ends can be capped by GroES; misfolded proteins enter the barrel where they are refolded when GroES binds), with translation MGAKQIEFGDTARSKILKGINQLADAVSATLGPQGRNVVIDRKFGSPLITKDGVTVAKEIELKDPYENMGAQLVREVASKTSDIAGDGTTTATVLTRAIYREGLKHVTAGVSAIELKRGIDKAVGKVVEELKKISKPIEEKREIAEVGSISANNEMEIGEIIADAMDKVGKDGVITVEEAKSTQTELEVVEGMKFDRGYISPYFATNTEKMVSELEDPFIVITDKKIASMQEFLPLVEKMAKAGKPFLVIAEEIEGEALATLVVNKIRGTISCVAVKAPGFGDRRKEMLKDIAILTGGTVISEETGMKLETADLSMLGRAKKIVVDKENTTIIDGAGKKDDIQGRIKQIDAQIEQSTSEYDKEKLRERKAKLAGGVAVIKVGAATETELKEKKARVEDALNATKAAVEEGIVPGGGSALLKCESALEGLKLENEDQNIGASIILKVLEEPIRAIAKNAGFEGSIIINKIKENSSKSFGFDARKGEYVDMLKAGIIDPTKVERTALQNAASVAGLMLITEALITDMPEENKPAAPMPGGMPDMY, from the coding sequence ATGGGTGCAAAACAAATAGAATTTGGAGATACTGCAAGATCAAAAATTTTAAAAGGTATAAATCAATTAGCCGATGCAGTAAGCGCTACACTTGGACCACAGGGTAGAAATGTTGTTATTGATAGGAAATTTGGCAGCCCTTTAATAACAAAAGATGGTGTTACGGTTGCAAAAGAAATTGAACTCAAAGATCCATACGAAAATATGGGTGCACAGCTTGTAAGAGAAGTAGCAAGCAAAACAAGCGATATAGCAGGCGATGGTACAACAACAGCTACAGTTTTAACAAGGGCAATTTACAGGGAAGGTCTAAAGCATGTGACAGCTGGTGTGAGTGCAATAGAGCTAAAAAGAGGGATAGATAAAGCTGTAGGAAAAGTTGTTGAAGAATTAAAGAAAATTTCCAAACCTATAGAAGAAAAAAGAGAAATCGCAGAAGTAGGGTCAATTTCAGCTAATAATGAAATGGAAATTGGCGAAATTATTGCAGATGCTATGGATAAAGTGGGAAAAGATGGTGTAATTACTGTTGAAGAGGCAAAATCGACCCAAACAGAGCTAGAAGTTGTAGAAGGTATGAAATTTGATAGGGGCTATATTTCTCCATATTTTGCTACAAATACTGAAAAGATGGTTTCTGAGTTAGAAGACCCATTTATAGTTATAACAGATAAAAAAATTGCCTCTATGCAGGAATTTTTGCCTTTAGTAGAAAAAATGGCAAAAGCCGGCAAGCCTTTCTTGGTTATTGCAGAAGAAATAGAGGGCGAGGCTTTGGCAACCTTAGTTGTAAACAAGATTAGAGGTACAATTTCTTGTGTAGCTGTAAAAGCTCCTGGCTTTGGCGACAGAAGAAAAGAAATGCTTAAAGATATAGCAATCTTGACAGGCGGCACTGTAATTAGCGAAGAAACTGGTATGAAATTAGAGACTGCAGATTTATCAATGCTTGGAAGAGCCAAAAAAATTGTAGTTGATAAAGAAAATACAACCATAATTGACGGTGCTGGTAAAAAAGATGATATTCAGGGCAGGATTAAACAGATTGACGCCCAAATAGAACAATCAACAAGTGAATATGATAAAGAAAAATTAAGAGAAAGAAAAGCAAAGCTAGCAGGCGGTGTTGCTGTAATTAAAGTAGGTGCAGCAACCGAAACGGAATTAAAAGAGAAAAAAGCACGAGTTGAAGATGCTTTAAACGCAACAAAAGCAGCAGTTGAAGAAGGCATTGTGCCAGGCGGTGGTAGTGCTTTACTAAAGTGCGAATCAGCGCTTGAGGGTCTCAAATTAGAAAATGAAGATCAAAACATAGGTGCCTCAATAATCCTTAAAGTATTAGAAGAACCTATTAGGGCAATTGCTAAAAATGCTGGCTTTGAAGGCTCTATTATTATAAATAAAATTAAAGAAAACAGTAGCAAGTCTTTTGGCTTTGATGCAAGAAAAGGCGAATATGTAGATATGTTGAAAGCTGGCATTATCGATCCAACTAAAGTTGAAAGAACAGCACTGCAAAATGCTGCTTCCGTTGCAGGCTTAATGCTAATAACAGAGGCTTTGATTACAGATATGCCAGAAGAAAATAAACCTGCTGCCCCAATGCCAGGCGGCATGCCAGACATGTATTAA
- the groES gene encoding co-chaperone GroES, whose translation MKFKPLADRILGKIEEQEQKTESGIIIPDTAKEKPQKAKVEAVGGDVEHVKVGDLVLFAKYSGTELKLNDQDYIILKEDDVLGIFE comes from the coding sequence ATGAAGTTTAAGCCATTGGCTGACAGGATATTGGGTAAAATCGAAGAGCAAGAACAAAAAACCGAGTCTGGAATCATAATACCAGACACTGCAAAAGAAAAACCGCAGAAAGCAAAAGTGGAAGCTGTAGGTGGTGATGTTGAGCATGTCAAAGTAGGTGATCTTGTCTTATTTGCAAAATATTCAGGCACAGAGTTAAAGCTAAATGATCAAGATTACATTATCTTAAAAGAAGACGATGTCTTAGGTATTTTTGAGTAA
- the argB gene encoding acetylglutamate kinase yields MHTTEKGNYLIEFLPYIKEFAGNTFVIKYGGSAMVNDELKMAFSKDIALLKFVGINPIIVHGGGNEIGDTLKKLDITTKFHKGLRITDEKTMEVVVMVLAGKVNKEIVLNINRFGGKAVGLSGVDANIIKAKKLLLEDVDLGLVGDVEEVNPDILMNLSKSGYIPVVSPIGFDDRGSRYNINADTVASSIAQVIQAEKLIYISDVDGVLDNNGKLISEIKIKDIDKMIDSVLTGGMIPKVLSAKEAIENGVKKVHIINGKKHHALLEEIFTDAGIGTQIVR; encoded by the coding sequence ATGCATACAACTGAAAAGGGTAATTATTTAATAGAGTTCTTGCCATACATAAAGGAATTTGCTGGTAATACATTTGTGATAAAATATGGCGGTAGCGCTATGGTTAACGATGAGCTGAAAATGGCTTTTTCAAAGGACATAGCGCTGTTAAAGTTTGTTGGTATAAATCCCATCATTGTTCATGGCGGTGGTAATGAAATCGGCGATACGCTAAAAAAACTTGACATAACAACAAAATTTCACAAAGGCTTGCGCATTACTGACGAAAAAACTATGGAAGTCGTTGTAATGGTACTGGCTGGTAAAGTAAATAAAGAAATTGTGTTGAACATAAACCGTTTTGGGGGCAAAGCCGTAGGTTTAAGTGGTGTTGACGCAAACATTATAAAAGCAAAAAAATTACTCCTTGAAGACGTAGATTTGGGCCTTGTTGGAGATGTAGAAGAAGTAAACCCGGATATATTAATGAATCTATCTAAAAGTGGATATATACCTGTGGTATCACCAATTGGTTTTGATGATAGAGGCAGCAGGTACAACATTAACGCAGACACTGTAGCTTCAAGTATAGCGCAAGTTATTCAAGCAGAAAAGCTTATATATATATCAGATGTTGATGGAGTGTTGGATAACAACGGCAAACTAATTAGCGAAATAAAGATAAAAGATATTGATAAAATGATAGATAGCGTGTTAACAGGTGGCATGATCCCAAAAGTATTGTCTGCCAAAGAAGCCATAGAAAACGGAGTGAAAAAGGTGCATATTATAAATGGAAAAAAGCACCATGCCCTACTCGAAGAAATATTTACAGATGCGGGCATAGGCACGCAAATAGTGAGGTAA
- the galT gene encoding galactose-1-phosphate uridylyltransferase — MSELRKDPIIERWVIISTERGKRPHDFKQEEQIKISGGFCPFDPGNEKYVPPEIYAVRAPGSQPNDPNWTLRVVPNKFPALGIEGDSDKHAVGMYDVMNGIGAHEVIIETPNHAETLDDMPLDRMKDVIFAYKARIEDLKKDKRMKYVLVFKNYGAVAGASLEHSHSQLIALPIIPKRPLELFGGSKIYFSYKDRCPFCDIIRQELNDKVRLIEETKHFISITPFASRSPFEVSILPKKHNAHFEFEDAEILYDFTYILQNTLKRLKIALDNPPYNFVLINGAFIFDHDDYFHWHLDITPRLTKIAGFEWGSGFYINPTPPEDATKYLREITL, encoded by the coding sequence ATGAGCGAGCTAAGAAAAGACCCAATTATTGAAAGATGGGTTATAATATCTACGGAGCGTGGTAAGAGACCACACGATTTTAAGCAAGAAGAGCAAATAAAAATAAGTGGTGGTTTTTGCCCGTTTGACCCAGGAAACGAAAAGTACGTACCTCCAGAGATTTATGCAGTTAGAGCACCAGGAAGCCAACCCAATGACCCAAACTGGACATTGCGTGTTGTACCTAATAAATTTCCTGCCTTAGGCATTGAGGGGGATTCAGATAAGCACGCCGTTGGAATGTACGATGTTATGAACGGTATTGGTGCACATGAAGTTATCATTGAAACGCCAAATCACGCAGAAACGCTTGATGATATGCCACTTGATAGGATGAAAGATGTAATTTTTGCTTACAAAGCCCGAATAGAAGACTTGAAAAAAGATAAACGCATGAAATACGTACTTGTGTTTAAAAATTATGGTGCTGTGGCTGGAGCTAGCCTAGAGCACTCTCACTCTCAGCTTATTGCCCTTCCTATTATACCAAAAAGACCACTTGAATTATTTGGAGGATCAAAAATCTACTTTTCCTATAAAGACAGGTGCCCATTTTGCGACATCATAAGGCAAGAGCTAAATGATAAGGTACGCTTAATCGAAGAAACAAAGCACTTTATTTCGATTACACCATTTGCATCAAGGTCGCCATTCGAGGTATCCATACTACCAAAAAAACACAATGCACATTTTGAGTTTGAAGATGCAGAAATCTTGTATGACTTCACCTACATTTTGCAAAATACGCTTAAAAGACTAAAAATTGCTTTAGATAACCCGCCTTATAATTTTGTTTTAATTAACGGCGCATTTATTTTTGATCATGACGATTACTTTCACTGGCATTTAGACATCACGCCCAGACTAACAAAAATAGCTGGTTTCGAGTGGGGCAGCGGATTTTATATTAACCCAACACCACCAGAAGATGCGACCAAATATCTAAGAGAAATTACCCTATAG